The Streptomyces sp. cg36 genomic interval GGGACCGCCGGCGGTGGCGCATGTCCTCCCGGGCAAACCGAGCCGCCAGGCCCAGCCGCCGAAGAGCCCGCGACGCGGCTGAAACCACCGCAGCCACCGGGAGGCACCAGAGGCCGGCCTGCCCCGTCTCCGAGAACGTCGTTCCCAATATTCCCGACGCATCTTGCCACCCGCCTCCCCCGGCCGGCTTCACCGCGTCCCGCCCCGAGCCAAGGCGGCCCGGCCCGGACTGAACCACAGGCGAGCCCTGCTCCCAGGATGAACCAGAGCTCCTCCAACGAGCCGTGCTCCGCCCGCGACACGCCCCCGCCGGGCGCCGGTCACTCCGGCCGAACGGCGCTGTGGCTTCGACGCCCTGGCGTCATGCCTGGCTGGCGGCGGTGATCTGGATGGGGGTGGCGCCGAGCCACCAGGTGGGGTTGGCGGTGCCGTCGGTGGTGCGGCCGTCGCGGTGGACGTAGTGGCGCACGTCGCGGCCGGGCTCGGCGAACTCGCCGTTCAGGGCGCGTTCGACCCACTCGGCACCGAAGCGGAAGACCTCGGCGGCGGTGCCGCCCAGCGGGTGGAACTCGTTCTCGTAGACGCGCATCTCCTTGGGTGCGCGGACGCGCTCGTAGGTGGCCAGGGCCTGCTCCAGCACCGTGAGTTCGTCGAACTCGCCGATGCCGTAGAGGACCGGGCAGGTGATCTCCTGGACCAGGTCGCCCAGCGGCATGCGGGCGACCAGCTCGGTGTCGAAGGCGTCCTCATCGGTATAGCCGGCCATGAACATGTAGTTGTTCTTGAAGGTGGGCTGGGCGCGCTCGAAGATGGTGGTGAAGTCGCCGGTGACGGCCTCGAAGGCGGCCAGCGCGGCCAGGCGCGGGTCGGTGGCGGCGGCGCGCGAGCCCCAGTAGCCGCTCATGGAGATGCCGAACATGGCGATCCGGGCCGCGTCGACCTCCGGGAGCGAGGCCAGGTGGTCGATGTAGCGGCTGATGGCGCGCTCGTAGTTGGTGAGGTCGACGGTCAGCCCGTTGGCCCGGCTTTCGCCCTGGCCCGGGCCCTCGATGGACAGGGCCACGATGCCGCGCGAGGTGTAGTACCGCTCCGCCGCGTAGATGTAGTCCTCCTTGATCATGTCCATCCCGGGGCCGAGGATCACCGCGGGGGCGTT includes:
- a CDS encoding alpha/beta hydrolase, which translates into the protein MTVRSTGQSWALDIALAQGGFDALHPQAKGTLEQLGHDHTDFDKVFDLVQSGVMLPKAWATIAGQAEERAAHHERGGFAQTAADLYVRASVMWGRAQYSIFDATDPRKLAFREHANHCVERLGALRDNRVRRLVLDFEGKQIFALLHLPAGEVRNAPAVILGPGMDMIKEDYIYAAERYYTSRGIVALSIEGPGQGESRANGLTVDLTNYERAISRYIDHLASLPEVDAARIAMFGISMSGYWGSRAAATDPRLAALAAFEAVTGDFTTIFERAQPTFKNNYMFMAGYTDEDAFDTELVARMPLGDLVQEITCPVLYGIGEFDELTVLEQALATYERVRAPKEMRVYENEFHPLGGTAAEVFRFGAEWVERALNGEFAEPGRDVRHYVHRDGRTTDGTANPTWWLGATPIQITAASQA